The Metallosphaera hakonensis JCM 8857 = DSM 7519 genome includes the window TCTGAATACCTTTTCCCAAAGTTCCTGGCTTAGCCAACGCTGTTGCCATTTGGGCTCAATTTCCTTGGGGTTATAATGTTTGGGCCACTCTTCCATCTTCCTTATAATTTCTTCTTGGGACAACAATAACAGATCACCGTTAGCTATTAAGAACAGTTAAAAAACGTGCTGACAAAGAATCTTTTATACTTTTCGACAATGTATAGACAATGTTGAAGATCGCGATACAGGGAGGGGGAGTAGGAGGAGCTCTTCTGGGATCACTCCTTCATAGCGTTGGTCATGAGGTGACGATTTTCGATATAAAGGACAAGTACTTTAAGCCCTGCGGCGATATAGTACCCAACGTTTATAGGCCACCCTATTCCTGGGAGGTCGAATACGAGATCAAGGATTTCGCCTTTTACCTAGATGGGGAGAGGGTTTATGACGTGAGCTACAGGAGTCCCAAATGGCTCACCATAAATAAGAGCGAGTGGATAAATTCCATGAGATCTAGGGTTAGGCAAGTGATAGGCAACCATAAACCCGATACCAGGGATTTCGATTATGTTCTCGATTCTAGGGGACCCTATCCTATGGATAGGGAAGTTGTTTACACAACTAGAGTTATTATGAAAACGGAGGAATTCAGCCCAGAGGCTATCTTGGAGTTCAATACCAAGCTCACTGGTTTCTATTGGATTTTCCCTGCAGGACAGGGACTGCTTAATGTGGGGGCGGGATTTCTAGAAGAAAAGAATTCTAAGAAGTTACTTCTTGAATATATTAAAGAAAAATTTAGGAAATATGAAATCCTAGATACTAGAGGGGCACCAATCTCTATCGGGAAGGTTAGAAGAAAGGAGGGAAGAATAGGGGAAGCGAGAGGTTTGGTTTTCCCGCTTAGCGGAGAGGGAATAAGGCCTTCTGCAATTTCAGCCGAGATAGCCTTCAATGCCATAAATAAGGGAAAACCCTTAGAGCAAGAGTTGAGGAAAGGGCTAGATAGAATAGAATCTAGGGTAGCGATCCAATCATTACTTCTTAACTGGTACAGAAGGTCGAACATCTCAATGAGGAAAACTATGTTGAGGCACTTCCTAAGGAGCGAAATCTTAATAGACGCCTTCCTAGAGGACAAACTGGATCTTCAAGGAATTAAGGAATCTGTGGAGTTGATAAATAGTGGTGGAATTAATACTTGAACAATCCAAGAGCAAAACAGGTAAACATGCCATAAGATCGTTGTTGTTTAAGTGGGACAACGAGATAAAACAGCTAAATCCTAAGGGATCTAAGGTCTTACCTATTTATAGGGAAGGGGAAGCCTCAGCGGTGAACCTGAGAGAGAAGGGGATATTCGTTTACGCTAGATTTGTGAGAAACCTGAAGGGAAAAGTTAGAGGGAGAGTGATGGTTATTAAGGACGGCGTTGTGTCCCTTGAGATGAACTACAGGAAGCTCAAACTCAAGAGAATATCAGGCGATCCAGCACTTTATTCCTACGTTAAGGCAGTAATGGATTACCTGAAGATACCCGTAAAAAGAACTAACTTGAAGTGAGGTGGTAAGCCTGTTTGAGGTCGTAGTTGGAGTTCAGACGGATCCTCAAAGGATAAGGGACATATTTAAGGATATGGCCACTGTTCTAGAGGAGATATGTATTCCGACAAGGATAGGTGCCTCTTTCCTCTGTTCTCCCTCCCCCTCATCCCTGGTGACAGTTTATTTGTCTGAACATGAGAGGAGGCCTCTCTATCTAGCATTTAAGATAAGTTCATCGGATTCAAGGGATATAGTTGCCTTTTCAGAAAAAATCAACGAAAGACTAAAAAATTATGGCGTACATCCAACCCTTCTCAATAGCGAGTCCACCGACATGTAGATTTCCTCGGGTGACGGTATTCCAGAGTCAAGCTCAACCACCGCATTACATATGAAAGCCTTACCGTTTACCGGGCAAAGTATAATCCTCTTTATTGTGCCATGTTCAGTCTTAAGCTCGACGTTGAGGTATTCTAGATCAATTGCATCTCTATTACAGGGAACGGATAAGTCAAGAAAAACCAGCTTCTTCCCCTGCGCATCAATAAATGAGATCTTATGATGACGCACGTAAAAACTCCTGATCATACTGCAGGTACCAATTCAGTATTGCAATATGGACATTTACCCTTTAGTCCTCTTTTATCGGCCTCACAGAAGAACGCTCTGTATTTCTTTTCGCATTTTGGACACTTGAAGACCACATCTATTCCTAGTTTCAATGTTCTATTGCAAATGGAGCAGGATACTTCAAACCAGCCAAGGTGGCCGTAAGCATTAGTTCCCTTTAACCTCAAACTCATTTTTATCTTGGAAGTATGAAAGAGGGGCTTGTTATAATTTTTTCTGTTGAAGTATGAAGGGGTTACGTGATAAGTGCCTCCATGAAGGCATCAGAGATGACCTCTAAAAACATGGATCTAAAGTAATTTGTAGTTTTACTCAATTTTTTGAATCAAAAACATCGTATAGTTAACTAATAGCGATTTTGACTCCATTTAGTATCACTAAAAATCGTGGTCTTACCAACTAATTTCACGGGAAGCTTAATTATGCATTTTCCCATTAATTATTTTGATCCGGTTTGGACGCTACTGT containing:
- a CDS encoding NAD(P)/FAD-dependent oxidoreductase, which gives rise to MKIAIQGGGVGGALLGSLLHSVGHEVTIFDIKDKYFKPCGDIVPNVYRPPYSWEVEYEIKDFAFYLDGERVYDVSYRSPKWLTINKSEWINSMRSRVRQVIGNHKPDTRDFDYVLDSRGPYPMDREVVYTTRVIMKTEEFSPEAILEFNTKLTGFYWIFPAGQGLLNVGAGFLEEKNSKKLLLEYIKEKFRKYEILDTRGAPISIGKVRRKEGRIGEARGLVFPLSGEGIRPSAISAEIAFNAINKGKPLEQELRKGLDRIESRVAIQSLLLNWYRRSNISMRKTMLRHFLRSEILIDAFLEDKLDLQGIKESVELINSGGINT